The following is a genomic window from Candidatus Omnitrophota bacterium.
AAGGAAACACTCCGGCTGAGGTTCCGCATAGACGGGATGCTCCAGGAGGAGGCATCTCCCCCCAAACACCTGCAGTCAACCATAATTTCCAGGATCAAGATAATGGCCAGGCTGGATATCGCGGAAAGAAGGGCGGCCCAGGACGGCAGGTTCAGCGTCAAGATAGAGGGCAGGGATATAGATATCCGAGTTTCCTGCGTTCCCACCATATACGGAGAGAATATTGTGCTGCGCATACTGGATGTGTCCAACGCGCTCTTAGGGCTGGACCAGCTGGGTTTCTCCAAAGATATTTTAGGCCGTTACCATAAACTTATCATCCGGCCCCACGGGATAATCCTGGTGACCGGCCCCACAGGCAGCGGAAAGACCACCACGCTTTATGCCTCGCTGAATGAGATAAACAAGGTTGAGAAAAATATCATAACCATAGAGGACCCCGTGGAATACAAGCTGGAAGGCGTCCGGCAGATCCAGGTGAACCCCAATGTAGAGATGACCTTTGCCGGCGGCTTGCGTTCAATATTGAGGCAGGACCCCGACATCATTATGGTCGGCGAGATACGGGATTTTGAGACCGCGGAGATAGCTGTGCACGCGGCACTGACCGGCCACCTTGTTTTCTCTACGCTTCATACCAATGACGCCGCGGGAGCGGTAACCAGAATGCTTGATATGCGGGTTGAGCCGTATCTGCTTTCTTCTTCTGTTATCGGCGTGCTGGCGCAGCGGCTGGTAAGGACCATATGTAAGGATTGCAAGGAAGAGTATGCGCCCACAGAAGCGGAACTGAAGGGCATCGGTATTCTTAAAGAGGTAAAATTATATAGAGGAAAGGGCTGCGACAGATGCAGGAACAGCGGATATAAAGGCAGGATAGGCATCTTTGAGCTGATGCCTTTTGACGACAATATACGCAACCTCGTTACTGCCAAGGCGGCGCTGGAGGAGATACGCAAACAGGCAGTCGCCTCCGGCATGGTCACTCTGACGCAGGACGGCATTGATAAGGTAAAGCAGGGGCTTACCACTACGGAGGAAGTCCTTCGCGTGACGCGGGAGGAATAAGTGGCCGTATATAATTACAGGGCGCGGGATAAGGCCGGCAGCGCCGTTAAGGGCGCGATGGAGGCGGCGGCAAAAGACGAGGTCGTGGAGCGGCTGCGCAAGATGGGGTATATGGCCACGCAGGTCAGGGAATCCCTGCCCGGCATTAAGATAGAGTCGTTATTTGAAGGGCTGAAAAGAGTAAGCACGGAAGATATGATCATCTTTAACGTGCAGCTTTCCAATATGATCGGCTCGGGTATAAGTATATTGACCAGTTTGGATACGATCAGCAGGCAGATCGAAAACAGAAGGTTGAGGCAGATCATAAGCGGCGTTGCCAGAGGCGTTGAGGCAGGGGAGAGTTTTTCCCAGGCATTGTCCAGGCACCCCGGTGTCTTTCGGCAGTTATTCATAAGTATGGTAAGGGCGGGTGAGTCCAGCGGCAAGCTGGACGTTATTTTAGCCAGATATGCCGTATTTGCCGAACAGCAGGAGGATTTAAGGCAGAAAATAAAAGGCGCGCTTTTTTATCCCGCCATACTGTTGGCCGCCGGAATAGCAGTCACACTTTTTGTGGTCACGTTTATTATTCCCCAGTTTGCCCAGATCTTCCTGAAGGCGGGCATAACGCTGCCTTTACCCACCTTGATCCTCTACAAGATAGGCATGGGGATAAAGCATTTCTGGTATGCTATCATATTATTTATCATTGTATCCGGCCTGGCGCTCAGATACTACGCCGGGACAAAGTCAGGGCGGCTTAAATGCGACAGGTTGAAGCTGAACCTGCCTGTTTTGGGCCCCCTGCATCGTAAGGCCGCGATATCGGGATTCAGCCGGACGCTGTCCACTCTCATAGCCAGCGGCGTTCCGATATTAGAGGCGCTGGCCACGGTCAAAGGCGTCATAGGCAATGAGGTCCTGGAGAACGTGATAGACAATGTGCGCGGCGCGGTAGAGAAAGGGGAAGGCATAGCAGCCACCTTAAAGGTGAGCAATGAGTTCCCTCCGGATACCGTGCAGATGATCTCTTCGGGCGAGGAAAGCGGCGCGCTGGATAAGATGCTGAATAAGGTAGCCGATTTCTACGATATGTCTTTAGGCCACGCGGTCAAGAAAATGACCGCTGTGATCGAGCCTTTATTTTTAGCCGTAATGGGCTGCATGGTGGGGTTTATTATGCTGTCAATGCTGCTGCCGATTTTTGATATGATGAAAATACTAAGGAGGTAGGAGATGAGAAAGGCATTTACATTGATCGAACTGTTGATCGTCATCGCGGTGATATCCATTCTGGTAAGCATCGCGCTGCCGCGTTTTAAGGGCATGGTTGACGAGGGCAATATTGCCAAGGCGAAGGGAGAGCTGCGCACGCTTCAGACGGCGGTTGAGAGTTACTATATTCATAATAATAACGCATATCCTGCCACCGGCTCTGCCGCGCTTCAGACGGCGCTGTCCACCGCCGTGCCAAATATCATTGATTTTGTGCCCACTGATCCGTTCAGCGCCTCAAGCGCCGATTACGTGTGGGTGAACGGCGGCACAAATAATAAGTTTTATATAATTTATTCAGTCGGCCCTGCCGGCAACGGCAGCGCCGCGATATCCGGCACCGATACCGTCACGGAAACCAACGGCGCCAGCTGTATATATGTCTCCAATATCAGCCGCGATACCCAGCCGTGAGAGGTTTCACGCTGCTGGAGGTCCTCATTTCAATTGTTATTATCACATCCGGGATCGTGATATTGCTGGAGATCATACCGGTGGTTATGCAGGGCTCCGCCAATATTGAAAACCTGGTTACCGCCACAACGCTGTCAAGGGACCTGATGGATGAGATCCTGAGCAAGGGCTTTGACGACCCCGACACAGGGGCTGCTTTCGGCCTTGAAGAATCAGCGCCCAGAAGCAACTTTGACGATGTTGATGATTATGACGGTTTGAGCGAGGACCCGCCGCAGGACGTAAGCG
Proteins encoded in this region:
- the gspE gene encoding type II secretion system ATPase GspE, with product MQKQRKSLGESLVDEGVITAEQLNKAKEEEKRSGQRLRKALVKLGIIAEEDLVAFLGTRLGLPRVELDNYLIDQKVIDLVPEESARKYELIPVLKIGNRLTCAMVDPWNVFALDDLRMKTGLIIEPAVATTDEIKKALSRYYGARGGIEEIIKAIDAEGVGIDIDKSDDIKKIEEIVAEPVIIKLVNLIIMKAVSARASDIHIEPEKETLRLRFRIDGMLQEEASPPKHLQSTIISRIKIMARLDIAERRAAQDGRFSVKIEGRDIDIRVSCVPTIYGENIVLRILDVSNALLGLDQLGFSKDILGRYHKLIIRPHGIILVTGPTGSGKTTTLYASLNEINKVEKNIITIEDPVEYKLEGVRQIQVNPNVEMTFAGGLRSILRQDPDIIMVGEIRDFETAEIAVHAALTGHLVFSTLHTNDAAGAVTRMLDMRVEPYLLSSSVIGVLAQRLVRTICKDCKEEYAPTEAELKGIGILKEVKLYRGKGCDRCRNSGYKGRIGIFELMPFDDNIRNLVTAKAALEEIRKQAVASGMVTLTQDGIDKVKQGLTTTEEVLRVTREE
- a CDS encoding type II secretion system F family protein — its product is MAVYNYRARDKAGSAVKGAMEAAAKDEVVERLRKMGYMATQVRESLPGIKIESLFEGLKRVSTEDMIIFNVQLSNMIGSGISILTSLDTISRQIENRRLRQIISGVARGVEAGESFSQALSRHPGVFRQLFISMVRAGESSGKLDVILARYAVFAEQQEDLRQKIKGALFYPAILLAAGIAVTLFVVTFIIPQFAQIFLKAGITLPLPTLILYKIGMGIKHFWYAIILFIIVSGLALRYYAGTKSGRLKCDRLKLNLPVLGPLHRKAAISGFSRTLSTLIASGVPILEALATVKGVIGNEVLENVIDNVRGAVEKGEGIAATLKVSNEFPPDTVQMISSGEESGALDKMLNKVADFYDMSLGHAVKKMTAVIEPLFLAVMGCMVGFIMLSMLLPIFDMMKILRR
- a CDS encoding type II secretion system protein; the protein is MRKAFTLIELLIVIAVISILVSIALPRFKGMVDEGNIAKAKGELRTLQTAVESYYIHNNNAYPATGSAALQTALSTAVPNIIDFVPTDPFSASSADYVWVNGGTNNKFYIIYSVGPAGNGSAAISGTDTVTETNGASCIYVSNISRDTQP
- a CDS encoding prepilin-type N-terminal cleavage/methylation domain-containing protein, which codes for MRGFTLLEVLISIVIITSGIVILLEIIPVVMQGSANIENLVTATTLSRDLMDEILSKGFDDPDTGAAFGLEESAPRSNFDDVDDYDGLSEDPPQDVSGADYDGTGAMPDYSRFTRAVTVENVPENDFNAASPSADGTTDAKRIIVTVSWPDKAGTAQVELRSVASEYHPDPR